The window ATTCGTCGTGAAACTTCACCTTCTGCATTCGAATAGGTGAAGTTAACTAATACACAGCTATCTATTGCTTCTTCTAATAGTTGTAGTTTCGGACGGAGATGTTCATTACCGTCCCAAGGAGAGTAATCGATTAGTACGCGATTTGTCTTATGTTGAAATTCTTCTTCATGTGCTGGCAGTACGACACTATTTATTTTTTCTACTAGTCGTTGGTGTTGCTCTTTGCCATATGAAGTGGAGATACTGCGGAGGGCGGTAACGATGGCAGCAAGCTCGTCATTTGTTAGTATATTTCGATCCAAGCGGTAACCTTCTGACAAACCAATGCCACCGTTTGTTCCTTGATAGGTGACGATCGGGATGCCAGCTGCATTAATTGCTTCAATATCTCGGTATATCGTCCGAATGGATACCTCAAACCGCTCCGCCAACTCTTTAGCCTGCACCATACGACGGTTCAGCAGTAGAATAATGATGGATAAGAGCCTTTCCAGTTTCAAAATATGTAACCTCCATTTCGATGAATAAGCAAGAACCTATTTCTTTGAGAATATTTGATAAGATGAGTCTTAGCATCATGAGGTAGAATTATAAGAATAACTCCCATCCCTAATATGCTAATATTTAAATACATTACTTAGATGAAGTACAAACATAACTGTTAAAATATAGAAATATCATAACTTTATAGATACTACATATTGTAAATTAACTTGGTTA of the Lysinibacillus fusiformis genome contains:
- a CDS encoding helix-turn-helix transcriptional regulator, with the translated sequence MKLERLLSIIILLLNRRMVQAKELAERFEVSIRTIYRDIEAINAAGIPIVTYQGTNGGIGLSEGYRLDRNILTNDELAAIVTALRSISTSYGKEQHQRLVEKINSVVLPAHEEEFQHKTNRVLIDYSPWDGNEHLRPKLQLLEEAIDSCVLVNFTYSNAEGEVSRRIVEPHMLLLKGRQWYLRAYCLEKEEFRLFKLKRMKGLAIDRERTFIRRDSATQEHIEGKSKFKPSNVPEVVFRFQDEARYLAEEWFGIEELLPVDDGSWLVKKAYPENEWLYGFILSLGHHVEVLEPQHLRKIIASRAVKIVKIYKNDKAT